A window of the Butyricimonas faecalis genome harbors these coding sequences:
- a CDS encoding thioesterase family protein, whose product MEIKIGHSFTQEITVQHKDTAAVYGSGKLEVFATPAMVGLMENTAIKCLEGMLDADSDTVGIEINTKHVKATAVGKKVTCKATITEVDGRRIRFSIEAWDETAPIGSAIHDRFIINPEKFMSKLK is encoded by the coding sequence ATGGAAATAAAAATAGGACACTCATTCACACAAGAAATTACCGTGCAACATAAAGACACGGCTGCCGTTTACGGTTCTGGAAAATTGGAAGTATTTGCAACCCCCGCCATGGTCGGTTTAATGGAAAACACGGCGATCAAATGCCTGGAAGGAATGTTGGATGCAGACAGCGACACCGTGGGCATCGAAATCAACACCAAACACGTGAAAGCCACCGCTGTTGGCAAAAAAGTAACTTGCAAAGCCACCATCACCGAAGTGGACGGTCGCCGCATCCGTTTCTCCATCGAGGCATGGGATGAAACCGCCCCCATCGGCTCGGCCATCCACGACCGCTTTATCATCAACCCGGAGAAATTCATGAGCAAACTCAAATAA
- the uvrB gene encoding excinuclease ABC subunit UvrB, translating into MFKLTSQFEPTGDQPEAIKELTQGLLDEVPGQVLLGVTGSGKTFTIANVIQKVQRPTLILSHNKTLAAQLYGEFKAFFPENAVEYFVSYYDYYQPEAYLPTTNTYIEKDLMINDEIDKLRLRTTASLLSGRRDVIVISSVSCLYGMADPTAFGSNIIHLKRGLKIGRNKLLRQLIDALYVNNELEFKRGSFRAKGETVDIFPSIETFEGMAYRIEFWDDEIDRITSFSPQTGKTIDEMENLNIYPANLFVTDKATLAKAIHDIEHDLVVQVDFLNSIGKHFEAKRLDERVKYDVEMIRELGYCSGIENYSRYFDGRAAGVRPFCLLDYFPRDFLLVVDESHVTLPQVRAMYGGDHSRKQTLVEYGFRLPAAFDNRPLTFEEFEANTGQTIYVSATPADYELEKCNGVVVEQIIRPTGILDPEIEVVPSKNQIDHLINEIQKRIEINEKVLVTTLTKRMAEELSKYLDRIRIKCQYIHSDVDTLERVQIIENLRKGVIDVIVGVNLLREGLDMPEVSLVAILDADKEGFLRSTRSLIQTSGRAARNLNGKVIMYADTITRSMQETIDETRYRREKQMEYNRQHGITPTQIRKTTESVLKETSRAYIEEEHVNMVADPVTAYMSKPELEKMLQKTKAAMQKAAKEMDFLEAARLRDEMFKLEETIKRLHS; encoded by the coding sequence ATGTTTAAGCTAACTTCCCAATTCGAACCGACCGGGGATCAACCGGAAGCAATCAAGGAACTAACGCAAGGACTTCTGGATGAAGTCCCGGGACAGGTTTTGTTGGGAGTTACCGGATCGGGAAAGACGTTTACCATTGCCAACGTGATTCAAAAAGTGCAGCGTCCGACACTCATTCTCAGTCACAACAAGACGCTAGCCGCCCAGTTATACGGGGAATTCAAGGCATTCTTCCCCGAAAACGCGGTGGAATATTTCGTATCTTACTACGACTATTACCAGCCGGAAGCCTACCTGCCCACCACGAACACGTATATCGAGAAAGATCTTATGATCAACGATGAAATCGACAAATTGCGGTTACGCACCACGGCCTCCTTACTATCCGGACGCCGGGATGTGATCGTGATCTCGTCCGTTTCATGCCTTTACGGTATGGCAGACCCGACAGCTTTCGGCTCGAACATCATTCACTTGAAGCGGGGACTGAAAATTGGTCGGAACAAACTTTTACGCCAATTGATAGATGCCCTTTACGTGAATAACGAACTGGAATTCAAACGAGGCAGTTTCCGGGCAAAAGGAGAAACCGTGGACATCTTCCCGTCCATTGAAACTTTCGAGGGAATGGCTTATCGAATCGAGTTCTGGGATGACGAGATTGACCGGATCACATCATTCAGCCCACAGACCGGGAAAACGATTGATGAAATGGAAAATCTGAACATCTACCCCGCCAACCTGTTCGTCACGGACAAAGCCACGCTCGCGAAAGCCATTCATGACATAGAACACGACCTGGTAGTACAAGTTGATTTCTTAAACTCCATCGGCAAACATTTTGAAGCGAAACGACTGGATGAACGGGTAAAATATGACGTGGAAATGATTAGAGAACTCGGCTATTGTTCCGGCATCGAAAATTACTCCCGCTACTTCGACGGACGGGCAGCCGGCGTTCGCCCCTTCTGCCTGCTGGATTACTTCCCGCGGGATTTCCTGCTTGTCGTGGACGAGTCTCACGTGACCCTCCCGCAAGTGCGAGCCATGTACGGCGGCGACCATTCCCGCAAACAAACCCTCGTGGAATACGGGTTCCGTCTTCCGGCAGCCTTTGACAATCGTCCGCTTACGTTCGAAGAATTCGAAGCGAACACGGGGCAAACCATATACGTCAGTGCCACCCCGGCCGATTACGAATTGGAGAAATGCAACGGCGTAGTCGTGGAACAAATCATCCGCCCCACCGGAATCCTCGATCCGGAAATAGAAGTGGTTCCCAGCAAAAACCAGATAGACCACCTCATCAACGAGATACAAAAACGTATCGAGATCAACGAGAAAGTACTTGTTACCACGTTGACCAAACGTATGGCGGAGGAGCTAAGCAAATATTTAGACCGTATTCGCATCAAATGCCAATACATCCACTCCGACGTGGACACGCTGGAACGAGTACAGATCATCGAAAATTTACGTAAAGGAGTGATCGACGTGATCGTGGGAGTAAACTTATTGCGTGAAGGATTGGATATGCCCGAAGTTTCCCTTGTTGCCATCCTCGATGCCGACAAGGAAGGATTCCTACGCTCCACCCGTTCACTAATACAGACCTCGGGACGTGCCGCCCGTAACCTAAACGGTAAAGTCATCATGTATGCCGACACGATTACCCGCTCCATGCAGGAAACCATCGATGAAACCCGGTATCGTCGAGAGAAACAAATGGAATACAACCGTCAACACGGCATCACCCCTACCCAGATACGTAAAACCACGGAATCCGTGCTGAAAGAGACCTCCCGTGCTTACATCGAAGAAGAACACGTGAACATGGTTGCCGACCCCGTTACCGCTTACATGAGCAAACCGGAACTGGAAAAAATGCTGCAAAAAACAAAAGC
- a CDS encoding Na+/H+ antiporter NhaC family protein, with translation MQQETKPNFWALTPLIIFLSIYLVASVIMGDFYKMPITVAFLVASIVAVATSSGGRLHKRIDLFCKGAANSNIMLMVWIFILAGAFAQTAKAVGAVDATVNLALSVLPDTLLLAGMFIAACFISLSMGTSVGTIVALTPVAVGIATQTDLNTPFMVAIVVGGAMFGDNLSFISDTTIVATRTQGCNMKDKFKVNSLIVIPVAILITIIYLFQGSEITTTPTVTPIEWLKVIPYILVLTTALVGVNVMIVLLLGILCSGIVGIITGSIQFWEWIAAIGTGISGMGELIIITLLAGGMLEMIRYNGGIAYIIQKLTTHVKSKKGAELSIAALVSFADLCTANNTIALIMSGPIAKDIANRFGVDPRKSASLLDTFSCFVQGIIPYGAQLLMAAGLASITPLAIMQYLYYPYLMGVAALLAIFFRYPRKYSR, from the coding sequence ATGCAACAAGAAACGAAACCAAACTTTTGGGCACTAACACCCTTAATCATCTTTTTAAGCATTTACCTGGTAGCCTCCGTTATCATGGGTGATTTCTACAAAATGCCCATCACCGTGGCCTTTTTAGTCGCCTCGATTGTAGCCGTAGCAACCTCTTCAGGAGGAAGACTTCACAAACGGATAGACCTATTCTGTAAAGGAGCCGCCAACAGTAATATCATGCTCATGGTATGGATTTTTATCCTTGCCGGAGCATTTGCTCAAACAGCCAAAGCCGTGGGGGCAGTAGATGCAACCGTCAATTTGGCCTTATCCGTACTTCCGGATACTCTCTTACTAGCAGGCATGTTCATTGCGGCTTGTTTCATTTCTCTTTCCATGGGAACATCCGTCGGTACAATCGTGGCTCTTACCCCCGTTGCCGTCGGTATTGCCACACAAACAGACCTAAACACACCTTTCATGGTAGCAATCGTGGTCGGGGGCGCCATGTTCGGAGATAACCTATCCTTCATCTCCGACACAACCATTGTCGCCACCCGTACCCAAGGATGTAACATGAAAGACAAATTTAAAGTCAACAGCTTAATTGTCATCCCGGTTGCCATTCTCATAACCATCATTTACCTGTTTCAAGGTAGTGAAATAACGACAACTCCCACCGTCACCCCGATCGAGTGGCTAAAAGTAATTCCTTACATTTTGGTACTTACCACCGCGTTAGTCGGCGTGAACGTCATGATCGTACTTCTACTCGGCATTCTCTGTTCCGGCATAGTCGGAATAATTACCGGAAGTATTCAATTCTGGGAATGGATCGCTGCCATAGGTACGGGTATATCCGGTATGGGAGAACTGATCATTATCACTTTGCTGGCAGGCGGAATGCTCGAAATGATTCGCTACAACGGGGGAATTGCCTACATCATTCAAAAACTAACCACCCACGTCAAATCAAAAAAAGGAGCAGAACTAAGCATCGCCGCCCTTGTCAGTTTTGCCGATTTATGCACGGCCAACAACACGATAGCCCTCATCATGTCCGGCCCCATAGCCAAAGACATTGCCAATCGTTTTGGTGTCGATCCCCGGAAATCCGCCAGCCTGTTAGACACCTTCTCGTGTTTCGTGCAAGGCATCATTCCCTACGGGGCACAATTACTCATGGCCGCCGGCCTAGCCTCCATTACCCCGCTAGCCATCATGCAGTACCTCTACTACCCGTACTTGATGGGTGTGGCCGCCCTTTTGGCTATATTCTTTCGCTATCCCCGGAAATACTCACGGTAA
- a CDS encoding sulfite exporter TauE/SafE family protein: protein MTITEIIVTILLGTTAGFINTFAGGGSMLVVPFLIFIGLPANVANATNRIAILLQNVVSVGSFKQKKILDFKTDSKLLLPVALGSIAGAFIAVDINEEIFKKVIAGLLIIMFFMLLLNPDAWVKANADKAKMKSPWLRNVIFFLLGIYGGFIQIGIGFFLLAGLVLGCGYDLLKANAIKLFIVLFYTIIALAIFIWNDLVDLKVGLILACGNMLGAWLGVRFSIKWGAKYIRYFLLVVLVIVAARLLFS from the coding sequence ATGACAATAACCGAAATCATCGTCACCATACTCCTCGGTACCACCGCGGGATTTATCAACACGTTTGCCGGAGGCGGCTCCATGTTGGTCGTACCTTTTCTTATTTTTATTGGCCTACCGGCGAACGTGGCAAACGCGACGAACCGGATTGCCATTTTATTGCAAAACGTGGTATCTGTCGGTAGTTTCAAACAAAAGAAAATACTTGATTTCAAAACGGACTCTAAACTATTGCTGCCCGTGGCTCTCGGAAGTATCGCGGGAGCCTTCATCGCCGTGGACATCAACGAAGAGATATTCAAAAAAGTCATTGCCGGACTGCTGATCATCATGTTTTTCATGTTACTCTTGAATCCGGATGCCTGGGTCAAAGCAAACGCGGACAAGGCAAAAATGAAAAGCCCTTGGCTACGCAACGTGATCTTTTTTCTCCTGGGAATTTACGGCGGATTCATCCAGATCGGTATTGGATTTTTCCTATTGGCAGGGTTGGTACTTGGATGTGGTTACGATCTGTTAAAAGCCAATGCCATAAAACTATTTATCGTACTATTCTACACGATTATCGCCCTGGCAATCTTTATTTGGAATGACCTCGTGGATCTTAAAGTCGGGCTTATCCTAGCCTGTGGCAACATGCTCGGGGCATGGCTGGGAGTACGTTTCAGCATCAAATGGGGAGCCAAATATATTCGGTATTTCCTACTCGTGGTACTCGTGATTGTAGCTGCACGCCTGCTTTTCAGTTAA